In Pseudanabaenaceae cyanobacterium SKYG29, the DNA window ATCAGGGATAGAAAATTCTTCTGCAAAAACTTCCATTTTGCCCGCTTCGATCTTGGAAATGTCCAAAATGTCATTGATCAACTCCAGGAGTTGTTTGCCAGCGCTATGAATTTTCTGTAAGTCCGCCACCATGTCTTCCCTGCCGTCATCGCGGGCATCTTCCTGCAACATTTCACTGTAGCCAATGATGGCATTGAGGGGGGTGCGCAGTTCATGGCTCATCGTTGCCATAAAGGCACTCTTGGCACGGCTGGCTTCTAGGGCTTGGTCACGGGCAAGGGCAAGTTCCTGGTTCATGCGTAAAATCTCCGCTTCATCCCGCTTGCGTTGGAAAATTGTCCCCAATTGGGTAGCAATCGTGTTAATCAAACCCACTAGGCAACTGTCCTGCTCAATTGTTTGGGGCATAAAGAAGACTAGGACAGCCACGACATTTTGTTTCGATCGGATAGGCAGGGCTAGACAGCCACTAATACCGTGTTGGAGGGCAGCATCACGGCGGGGGATAACTTGGGGGGACACTTGGTCGAGTCGCCAAATCCACTGGGGGGCACTTTTCCGCCACACCTGGGCAATGAGATTGTCGCTCCCCGCAAAAATCAGGTCATAACTGAGTTGGCGAAATTCCTCTAGGTTTTGGTGGGGGGTGTACCAAGCGGTGGAAAATTGTAAGGTTTGCCGATCGAGACTGGGTAACCAGGCTTCGCCAATCCACCAGCCTGTGTATTCACAGATATGCTGCAGCACTAGATGGAGAGCAGTATGGAGGTCGGGGGCACTGCCTGCTTCTATCACCACTGTTTGTAACATCTGAATGCCCGCTTCCGCCCGCTTGCGCTGAGTAATATCCTGCACAAAACCTTCAATCCGCTCGATTTGCCCTTGGTCGTTTAAAACCGATCGCGCTGTGAGGGATACCCAAAATTTTTGTCCATCACCACGACGGAACTGAGTTTCAAAGTCGGATACCCCTTGCTTCTGCTTCAGGTAGGTCAGGAATTCACTGTATGTCTCTGGCAAGAGAAAAAACTGAGACAAACTAGTCCTGTTTTCTACTAGAGCAGTAGGGTTAGGATAGCCTAGTATCTGGGCCATGACAGGATTGACTAACTGGAACACCCCATCTTGGTCAGCAAAGAAAATACCCTCTAGGGCATTCTCAAACAAACTTTGATAACGAGCCTCCACTTGATCCAGGGTATTTCGTAGACTGAGAGTGCGGGAGCGCAGGAGCTGGTAGGTTTCCACTGCCTGTTCCACAATGCTGAGGAGATGTTCTCGCTTGAAAGGCTTGGGAATAAATTTGAAGATTTTACTGGTGTTAATGGCTTCAATTAGGTCTTTGGTATCCGTGCGTGCCGTCATTAAAATCCTGATTGTGTCAGGCATGGACTCAGCCACCTGCGACAAAAACACTGTCCCTGTCACCTGGGGCATATTTTGGTCGGAAATAATGACTGCAATTTCCTGCTCTTGGTCTAGAATTGACGAGGCGCTGACAGCATCGGTAGCGGTAAAAACTTGGTAGCGAGGGTAAAGAATACGCTCGATGAGCTGGAGGTTGAGAGCCTCATCGTCAACTACCAAAATCTTGGGTCTGCCCTGTGCGTCCATTATGACCACCTGGTAACTTCAGCAATAATACCCCATTCATCTCTACAAAATAGCAAAGAAATCGCCAGTTCGGTTTCACAAAGAGGGCTATGGCACTATACTTGAGATTGTCTAGCATGGAGTGGTTATGGACTTAAAGCTAATTCCGCCCCAACCTAAGCCTGGGGTGGTCAATCTGGTGATTGAAATTCCCGCTGGCAGTAAAAATAAATACGAATTCGACAAGGAACTAAATGCCTTCACCCTCGATCGGGTTTTGTACTCCTCCGTTAGCTATCCCTACGACTATGGTTTTATTCCCAATACCCTGGGCGATGACGGCGATCCCATCGATGGATTGGTGATGATGGACCAACCCACTTTCCCCGGTTGCATTGTCCCAGCGCGTCCCCTGGGCATGCTGATTATGATAGACAGCGGCGATCGGGATGAGAAGCTCCTGTGTGTGCCAGTAAAAGACCCCCGCTATAACCACTACAAGAGCCTCAATGACGTTGCTCCCCACCGCCTGGAAGAAATTGCCGAGTTTTTCCGCACCTACAAGAATCTAGAAAAGAAGGTAACTGAAATCCACGGCTGGGAAGGGCTTGATGCCGTCAATAGTTTGATTGCTAACGCGATCGAGAAAGCCAAAGCCCAATAAGTAGTGACCCCCGATCGGTTAGGGTTTTACTAGTTCCGTAGGGGGTGATTTTCTGCCAGGATTTTTTCCACCATCGCTTCATCAATACGGGCAGTGAGACGGCTAGCTTCCAGATTATCGCGGATAGTTTTTGCCAGAGTAAAGGCAGAGCTGAGGGAGTAGAGGTAGCCGATGGCAAAACATCCCTTCATCCAATTGTTCTCTGCGGGAATAGCAATGACTGTGAAAGTAGTAGCGCCCACAGAGATAAGGAAAGAAACCCAGACTTGGAAGATCCAAGCAGCTGTATCCTTTTGGTAGATAATAGGTTTCATCATAGTTGTTCGCCTCCAATCCAACACTTACATTCTTGATTTTAGGTAACCGATCGGCAATAGCCATTTGGCAATGTGACAGTTTGGCAGCCGTCCCTAGCGGAGCATATGATTTTCCCTGAGGATTTTTTCTACCATTGCCTCATCGACACGGGCAGTGAGACGGCTAGCTTCTTGGTTGTCGCGGACGGTTTTGGACAAATTGAAAGCTGCACTCAGGGAAAACAGATACCCGATACCTATGTAGCTCTTTACCCAAGGTTCCACAGGCAGATGAACCATCCCGATCGCGGTGGCACTAGTAGCTGCGAAAAAGGCAACCCAAACTTGCAGAATCCAAGCATTGGTGTCTTTTTGGTAAACAATAGGTTTCATAGTGGTAGTCAATTAAGTTGACATCCCTACTCTAGGCAGTACCAAGGGGGAGTGGGTTAACCCCTGTGCCAGTTTAGCGACCGGCACTCTCCAAGCAAAATTTCAACAATTGTTGAGTTCCTAAGGGAAACGTGAAAAAAAGTAACCATACCTACCTGGTGATGTACACTGGAGAGCGGTGGGTTAAATAACTGATATGGAATTGGCTTACACCTACGCCTGGCTTATCCCTGTATTACCTCTGGCAGCAGCTCTGATTCTGGGATTGGGGCTGATTACCTTCAGTGAGTTTACTAGCAAACTCAGAAAATTTGCTGCCCTCTTGACTTTGACTGCTACGGGTGCAGGGATTGTTCTATCAGTGGCACTTTTGGTAAGTCAACTCCAAGGGCATGAACCCTACCTCTGGACGTTTGAGTGGGCGCGGGCAGGGGATTTTCACCTCAGCATGGGCATTGTGATTGACCATTTGACTGCCATGATGCTGGTGGTAGTGACTACTGTTGCCTTCCTCGTCCAGATTTACAGTGACGGCTACATGGCCCACGACCCTGGCTATGTCCGCTTTTTTGCCTACCTCAGTCTGTTTAGCTCTTCTATGCTGGGGTTGGTAATCAGTCCCAATATTGTCCAGATTTACATCTTCTGGGAGTTGGTGGGGATGTGCTCCTACCTATTGATAGGCTTCTGGTACGATCGACCCGCTGCTGCCCATGCCTGTCAAAAAGCCTTTGTCACTAACCGGGTGGGGGACTTTGGCTTACTCCTAGGGATGCTGGGACTCTACTGGCTCACAGGTAGTTTTGAGTTTGAAGCGATCGGGGCGGGTCTTAAGCAAGCTCTGGAGAACGGTACTATCAGTGCGGGATTGGCTACCCTGTTTGGCATCCTGGTCTTTATGGGACCGGCAGCAAAGTCTGCTCAATTTCCTCTCCATGTGTGGCTGCCCGATGCTATGGAAGGCCCTACCCCGATTTCGGCGCTAATCCATGCCGCAACGATGGTGGCAGCAGGTGTTTTCCTAGTAGCGCGGATGTTCCCTGTGTTTGAGCATCTGCCTGGGGCAATGAACACGATCGCTTGGACGGGTGCCTTTACTGCCTTTCTAGGGGCAAGTATTGCTATTACCCAAAATGACATCAAAAAGGGTCTAGCTTACTCAACGGTCTCTCAACTGGGCTACATGATGATGGGCATGGGGGTCGGTGCTTATGGTGCAGGGCTATTCCACCTGATGACCCACGCTTACTTCAAAGCCATGCTCTTCTTGGATTCGGGTTCTGTAATTCACGGTATGGAAGAGGTGGTGGGGCACGATCCCGCTGCTGCCCAAGACATGCGCCTAATGGGGGGCTTGCGTAAATACATGCCTGTCACTGCTATTACTTTTCTGATTGGCACTCTAGCAATTTGTGGAATTCCACCTTTTGCAGGCTTCTGGTCGAAGGATGAAATTTTAGATGCGGCTTTCCATGCTAACCCTGCTCTATGGTTGGTAGGCTGGCTCACGGCGGGTATCACTGCCTTCTACATGTTCCGCATGTATTTCATGACTTTTGAGGGTGAGTTCAAGGGCAATGACCAACACCTGGTGGCAATTGTTAAGCAGGAAAATGGTGGCTCGACAAGCTCGCCACACGAAAGCAATGAAGGACAGCTCCATGAAAGTAAGGAAGAACACGGGCATCACAGTGATAAGCCCCACGAGTCTCCCTGGACAATGACTTTGCCTTTGGTGAGTTTGGCTATCCCCTCGATCGGGATTGGTTTGGTTGGCACGCCCTTTGGCAATTACTTTGAGTCGTTCATCCATGCCCCAGGGGAAGTAGTAGAAGCGGTGGAAGGAATTAAGATGCTACCCCAGGAGGAGCTAAGGGAGTTTTTGGTAATGGCGGGCAGTTCCGTAGGGATTGCCGTGGTGGGGATTGCGATCGCTGTCCTGACGTTTGCCTGGAAGAAAATTGACTCCGACAAGGTGGCAAAAGCGATCGAGCCTTTATATAAACTATCCAAGAACAAGTGGTATTTTGATGAGATTTATGAATTTCTGTTTGTCCAGGGGTCACGGCGGTTGTCTCGTCAGGTATTAGAAGTAGATGCCCGTATTGTAGATGGGGTGGTTAACTTGACGGGTCTAGTTACGCTATTGACGGGTGAAGGTCTCAAATATTTCGAGAGTGGTCGTGCTCAGTTCTATGCTTTGGTTGTTTTTATTGGAGTTCTTGGTTTAGTTGTGTTTACTGCCACTAGCTAGCGTAAAAAGGTAATTTGGGGGTTAGGAGTGGGAAAGTGGCAACACAGATGGAGATAGGCAAAGTCGAGTTAATCAACTCCCATCTGATTAGCTCCTCTTCCCGATCTCTATCTACTATTATTAAACGTAGTGTGGTTGGTTTGTTACTCACTCTTGGTCTTGTTTCGCTGCCAGTCGTACCAGTAGCCATATTTGCCTATCGGGGCTACTACGAGGAGCTTGTATGTCAAAGGCTTAAACCAGACCTTGTCAACCGTTAGCTAGCAATAACTGATATAAATAACCGAACCCAGATCATATTCTCCAATCCCATCAAAATAGAAATAAACTACAGAGCTGCAGATGCTCAAAAAGCTAACAAGGGTAGAGAGACTGAGAAATGGTACAGAATTGTCTTTGAGAAACAAACCGATCGGGATCAAGTTCTAAAGTTCTTAGAGAACAGTACTGAGTTGATTGCTGAAGTGAAAGTTTTCGAGGCTGACTAATTGAACATATTGCCATTCTTAATAAAAGGGATTATTTTTCCCTTAAGTCCAGAAGTTGGTCAGCTCTGCTGAGCCGCTGTAAGACATTTTGAATATTCCACACAACTGCTACTGTAACTCTACTTCAGGCTATCTTGGGTAATTAGAGCGTTTTATATAAAATTACTATAACTGCTGAATAATGCTATAGGAATGGGGGCATGTTACTCCCTGAAAAAGTCAAGATTACTAAAGTTGAGCTGCTAGAAGGGGAGAATGACCTTTTACTATCTACTCCTAGCCTATTAGTCCTGATAGCTTGGCGAATATTTCCAGATTCGTTGTTTATGATCGCAGTAACCAGTCTATTTTTTACTTTCCAGTACTTGTACTTGAATAGCTCTTCAGTCAGACAGTCCATATCAGATTATCTTGTTGCTTCATTATTTGCTATCTGGTTTGCGGTTGTCTTTTACTCTATCCTATTCATTTTTGCTAATGACACACGAGAGACTAAGATTATCTTCAACCGTCTGTCATATACAGCTTCATTGCAATCAAAGGAAATTTTCTATACACTTAGCCTGGAATTTGATTTACGACGAATTAACAACCTAGTACTAATTGAGAAACCGATCGGGGTTGTTATTGAGTTCGCAGATGGTGACGAGATATTAGAGTATGAGCTATATTTTAGGACTACTGCCGATCGGGACAAGCTCCTAAACTTTCTGGCAAGTGTTATAGAAAGAACTGTGGATGACAGGGAATATAACCAAGGGTAGAACGTCTAACTGTTAGTATAGTAAAAGGACTACAGTAAAGATTATGGTCAGGTTATTCTGTATATGCCTGCTATTACTATCTTTGTTTGGCGCACCCGTGCATGCTAACCCGATCGAGACGGAACTATCCAAAGTTTCCCTTGTTAGTGAAGTAGATGCAATCAAGGGAGGGGAAAACTTCTGGGTAGCTTTGCGTTGGCAAATGCGTCCTGGGTGGCATATATACTGGCAAAATCCAGGGGATTCCGGTATGAGACCGAATCTAACTTGGCAATTACCCTCTGGTTTTACTGCTAGTGATATTATCTTTCCCACACCTCAAAGGTTTGTCATTCCGCCCCTACCCCTAGCGAACTTTGGCTATGAAAGGGATGTCTACTTACCTGTACAGTTGGAAGCACCCGTTGCGATAGAGAGTAATACAGTGACTTTGCAAGTGCAGGCAGAGTGGTTGATTTGTGAACAGGAATGTATACCGGAATCAGGTGTATTGTCCCTTACTTTACCTGTGGCAGATGCCAAGATTGATCCAGAAAAGCAGGCTCTGTTTAACCAGATTCGTCAATCTTTACCGCGAAAGACAAACAAGACGGCAAAATTTACCGCAACCGATCGGGAAATCTTCCTTGATTTAAGCAGCATACCAGAACTTTCCTTAAAACCTGAGAGTGAAGTTACTTTCTTTCCCCTACAGGACGGGGTAATTGTCAATGCTGCTGCCCAAAAATTGGATTTTAGTCAGAACCGACCGATTCTGCGCCTTGAACGGGGTTATCAAACTGATCTACCAACCATAGAGGGAGTAATCGCATTAGACAAAAAGCAGGGCTGGCATATCAAAGCCGACTTATCAACGGCGGTAATTGCCGATCGTTCCCCTGCTTCTCAGCTTCAAACTACTAACCTTGGGCAAGCGATCGGACTAGCATTTTTG includes these proteins:
- a CDS encoding response regulator, which codes for MDAQGRPKILVVDDEALNLQLIERILYPRYQVFTATDAVSASSILDQEQEIAVIISDQNMPQVTGTVFLSQVAESMPDTIRILMTARTDTKDLIEAINTSKIFKFIPKPFKREHLLSIVEQAVETYQLLRSRTLSLRNTLDQVEARYQSLFENALEGIFFADQDGVFQLVNPVMAQILGYPNPTALVENRTSLSQFFLLPETYSEFLTYLKQKQGVSDFETQFRRGDGQKFWVSLTARSVLNDQGQIERIEGFVQDITQRKRAEAGIQMLQTVVIEAGSAPDLHTALHLVLQHICEYTGWWIGEAWLPSLDRQTLQFSTAWYTPHQNLEEFRQLSYDLIFAGSDNLIAQVWRKSAPQWIWRLDQVSPQVIPRRDAALQHGISGCLALPIRSKQNVVAVLVFFMPQTIEQDSCLVGLINTIATQLGTIFQRKRDEAEILRMNQELALARDQALEASRAKSAFMATMSHELRTPLNAIIGYSEMLQEDARDDGREDMVADLQKIHSAGKQLLELINDILDISKIEAGKMEVFAEEFSIPDLLREIVDVVLPLVEKNNNELRVACDENIGTMYSDMAKVRQCLVNLLSNAAKFTQNGIISLAVDRREATNGSWVSFIVQDTGIGMSQETMSKLFRPFSQADNSTTRKYGGTGLGLAITKRFAQMMGGDITVESELNVGSTFRLYLPAALEKKEKQTEPPPPVKLEDDQPQPQQPVVLVIDDDPYVHDLLKRFLNKHGFAIKMAFNGLDGIRLAREIVPSAITLDVVMPGMDGWSVLGILKADPKTCHIPVIMLTIDGAKEKGYALGVSDFLTKPINRNRLLAALQKSCRRDTLVNQRILVVEDEVNARQVLRWMLEKEKCVVWEANNGRDALQRIAQSTPDLILLDLMMPEMDGFEFVETLRQQYPDWQVPILAITAMTLSPSDRQRLNGSVEKILQKGACSVAELLAEIHNLLPQQT
- a CDS encoding inorganic diphosphatase, which encodes MDLKLIPPQPKPGVVNLVIEIPAGSKNKYEFDKELNAFTLDRVLYSSVSYPYDYGFIPNTLGDDGDPIDGLVMMDQPTFPGCIVPARPLGMLIMIDSGDRDEKLLCVPVKDPRYNHYKSLNDVAPHRLEEIAEFFRTYKNLEKKVTEIHGWEGLDAVNSLIANAIEKAKAQ
- a CDS encoding YiaA/YiaB family inner membrane protein, with product MMKPIIYQKDTAAWIFQVWVSFLISVGATTFTVIAIPAENNWMKGCFAIGYLYSLSSAFTLAKTIRDNLEASRLTARIDEAMVEKILAENHPLRN
- a CDS encoding YiaA/YiaB family inner membrane protein — encoded protein: MKPIVYQKDTNAWILQVWVAFFAATSATAIGMVHLPVEPWVKSYIGIGYLFSLSAAFNLSKTVRDNQEASRLTARVDEAMVEKILRENHMLR
- a CDS encoding NAD(P)H-quinone oxidoreductase subunit 5; this encodes MELAYTYAWLIPVLPLAAALILGLGLITFSEFTSKLRKFAALLTLTATGAGIVLSVALLVSQLQGHEPYLWTFEWARAGDFHLSMGIVIDHLTAMMLVVVTTVAFLVQIYSDGYMAHDPGYVRFFAYLSLFSSSMLGLVISPNIVQIYIFWELVGMCSYLLIGFWYDRPAAAHACQKAFVTNRVGDFGLLLGMLGLYWLTGSFEFEAIGAGLKQALENGTISAGLATLFGILVFMGPAAKSAQFPLHVWLPDAMEGPTPISALIHAATMVAAGVFLVARMFPVFEHLPGAMNTIAWTGAFTAFLGASIAITQNDIKKGLAYSTVSQLGYMMMGMGVGAYGAGLFHLMTHAYFKAMLFLDSGSVIHGMEEVVGHDPAAAQDMRLMGGLRKYMPVTAITFLIGTLAICGIPPFAGFWSKDEILDAAFHANPALWLVGWLTAGITAFYMFRMYFMTFEGEFKGNDQHLVAIVKQENGGSTSSPHESNEGQLHESKEEHGHHSDKPHESPWTMTLPLVSLAIPSIGIGLVGTPFGNYFESFIHAPGEVVEAVEGIKMLPQEELREFLVMAGSSVGIAVVGIAIAVLTFAWKKIDSDKVAKAIEPLYKLSKNKWYFDEIYEFLFVQGSRRLSRQVLEVDARIVDGVVNLTGLVTLLTGEGLKYFESGRAQFYALVVFIGVLGLVVFTATS